The following proteins are co-located in the Vibrio azureus genome:
- a CDS encoding site-specific DNA-methyltransferase produces the protein MSKYNELVKKLKEIFQIDRPELDFGIYRILNARADEINDYLDNKLKAKIQSALAEAGNANKADLEQQLQAATDAGFEPDQSPKVQELKGQLAAAASGANEHENAVFSHLLTFFSRYYDNGDFISKRRYKGDTYAIPYAGEEVMLHWANKDQYYIKSGENFANYSFKLDDGRKVSFKLLAADTAKDNRKDNDADRRFVLIEPHTRTKLDEDGEEFEQAYQSVDVVKTTDLVDGESVETEELVIHFEYKAMKKGTKQDALVQAAITTILADSEVQQHWVELTKRAPTEKNPNRTELERHLTTYTQRNTADYFIHKDLGGFLSNELDFYIKNEVMNLDNVQNAKVFSNIEKQLRMIQCLRKVAQELITFLTQIESFQKKLWTKKKFVTQSSYIASLDKIDDKYYNDIIGVDKQWAKWQHLNFIDTNANRDAEYLRNNKGLLVDTSLLSNSLAEKIINEIESIDDNFTGLLIQSDNYQALQLLQSKYNSKVNTIYIDPPYNTDAAPILYKNGYRDSSWLTLLNDRLDKAHPLLKNSGVLCATIDDYEHNEFAKIIKQKFGADNSLGTVTVRMNPSGRITLNGLAQSHEYAIFSGKSYQSRLFKMERSDEQNSRFNNTDATGTFELRNFRREGSSSDRAERPKRHFPIYVKENTFRVPTMRWDESTRSYVDIEQPSDTEQVVWPIDGTGRERVWRWGIDRIKKEHTEIFPKVNNKGVLNIYYKYRPNNEGITPPSVWIDKKYSATEYGTNHLKRLFGNQSIFDFPKSIHAVEDCIDIAGAREKNSLCLDFFAGSGTTGHAVINLNRKDDGKRKFILVEQGEYFRTITLPRVMKASFSSDWKGGLPKNDSYQSVVFKVMQLESYEDTLNNIHLLKKDAGLFDFMSPEVANDYLLKYMLEEESKDSLLNTDNFRKPFSYEMDIAADSAGATERKTINLVETFNFLVGLHAKSIESNVERGYVRIEGTLPTGERTLILWRDCDKIGYDKLNEYANRFDLYAKEQTFDVIYINGDHNLPTAFTVDGEDGEVMRSLKLRQIEPEFLSLMFAEEA, from the coding sequence ATGAGTAAGTACAACGAGTTAGTCAAAAAACTAAAAGAGATTTTCCAGATTGACCGTCCAGAGCTGGACTTTGGTATCTACCGTATCCTTAATGCTCGTGCTGACGAGATAAATGACTATCTAGATAACAAGCTTAAGGCCAAGATTCAGTCTGCACTGGCTGAGGCTGGCAATGCAAATAAGGCTGATCTTGAGCAGCAATTGCAAGCAGCGACAGATGCTGGCTTTGAACCAGATCAAAGTCCTAAAGTGCAAGAATTGAAGGGCCAGTTGGCGGCAGCAGCTTCAGGGGCTAACGAGCATGAAAATGCTGTTTTCTCTCATCTGCTAACGTTTTTTTCTCGCTACTACGATAATGGCGACTTTATCAGCAAGCGTCGTTACAAAGGGGATACGTATGCGATTCCTTATGCGGGCGAAGAGGTTATGCTGCATTGGGCAAACAAAGATCAGTATTACATTAAAAGCGGCGAGAACTTCGCCAATTATTCATTCAAATTAGATGATGGCCGTAAGGTAAGCTTTAAATTACTAGCAGCAGATACAGCCAAAGATAATCGCAAAGATAACGATGCCGATCGCCGCTTTGTGCTGATTGAACCGCATACTCGCACCAAACTTGATGAGGATGGTGAAGAGTTTGAACAAGCTTATCAATCAGTTGACGTTGTAAAAACGACTGATCTTGTTGATGGCGAAAGCGTTGAGACTGAAGAGCTGGTTATTCACTTTGAATACAAAGCAATGAAAAAAGGCACTAAGCAGGATGCTCTGGTACAAGCTGCCATCACCACCATTTTGGCTGATAGCGAAGTTCAACAACATTGGGTTGAATTAACTAAGCGTGCACCAACAGAAAAGAACCCGAACCGCACTGAACTTGAACGCCATCTGACGACTTACACTCAGCGCAATACCGCAGACTACTTTATTCACAAAGACCTCGGTGGCTTCTTGAGCAATGAGCTTGATTTTTACATCAAGAATGAAGTGATGAACCTGGACAATGTTCAAAATGCGAAAGTGTTTTCGAATATTGAAAAGCAGCTACGAATGATCCAGTGCTTACGCAAGGTTGCTCAAGAGTTAATTACTTTTCTGACTCAAATTGAGAGTTTCCAGAAAAAACTTTGGACAAAAAAGAAATTTGTAACGCAGTCTAGTTATATCGCTTCTTTAGACAAAATTGATGATAAATATTATAACGATATTATTGGTGTAGATAAGCAATGGGCTAAATGGCAACATTTAAATTTTATCGATACTAACGCAAATCGAGATGCTGAATATTTAAGAAATAATAAAGGTTTGTTGGTTGATACTAGTTTGCTATCGAACTCTTTAGCTGAAAAGATCATTAATGAAATAGAGTCTATTGATGATAATTTTACAGGTCTACTTATTCAAAGCGATAATTATCAAGCTCTACAGTTGTTGCAAAGTAAATATAATTCAAAGGTGAATACTATATATATAGATCCTCCTTACAACACTGATGCTGCTCCAATTTTATATAAAAATGGCTATCGAGATTCGTCTTGGTTAACTTTGTTAAATGATCGTTTGGATAAAGCGCACCCTTTACTAAAAAATTCGGGCGTGTTGTGTGCCACGATTGATGACTATGAACATAATGAATTTGCAAAAATCATTAAACAGAAATTTGGAGCAGATAATTCATTAGGAACTGTGACAGTCCGAATGAACCCTTCTGGTAGAATAACTTTGAATGGTTTGGCTCAAAGTCATGAATATGCAATTTTCTCAGGGAAAAGTTATCAATCTAGACTGTTTAAAATGGAACGTTCAGACGAGCAAAATTCTAGATTTAACAATACTGATGCTACCGGTACTTTCGAGTTGCGCAATTTTCGTAGAGAAGGCTCTTCAAGTGACCGAGCTGAAAGACCTAAAAGGCATTTCCCAATTTATGTCAAGGAAAATACATTCAGAGTTCCTACCATGCGATGGGATGAATCAACACGATCTTATGTTGATATAGAACAGCCATCTGATACTGAGCAGGTTGTATGGCCAATTGATGGTACAGGTCGAGAGAGAGTTTGGCGCTGGGGAATAGATCGTATAAAAAAAGAACACACTGAAATTTTTCCTAAAGTAAATAATAAAGGTGTTCTAAATATTTATTATAAATACCGCCCTAATAATGAAGGCATAACTCCTCCCTCTGTATGGATTGATAAAAAATATAGCGCGACAGAATATGGTACAAACCATCTTAAGCGTTTGTTTGGTAATCAAAGTATCTTTGATTTTCCAAAATCAATACATGCAGTGGAGGATTGTATTGATATTGCAGGAGCTAGAGAGAAAAACTCTCTTTGTTTAGATTTTTTTGCAGGTTCTGGCACTACAGGGCATGCGGTTATTAATTTAAATAGAAAAGATGATGGAAAAAGGAAGTTTATTCTTGTTGAACAAGGTGAGTATTTTAGAACAATAACTTTACCTAGGGTGATGAAAGCGTCATTTTCTAGCGATTGGAAGGGTGGGTTACCGAAGAATGATAGTTATCAATCTGTTGTTTTTAAAGTGATGCAGTTAGAAAGCTATGAAGATACCTTGAATAATATTCACTTATTGAAGAAGGATGCAGGACTTTTTGATTTTATGTCCCCAGAAGTGGCAAATGATTATTTGTTGAAATATATGTTGGAAGAAGAAAGTAAAGATTCATTGCTGAATACAGATAACTTCCGTAAGCCATTTAGCTATGAGATGGATATTGCAGCTGACTCAGCTGGTGCAACAGAACGTAAAACCATTAATCTGGTAGAAACCTTTAACTTTTTGGTCGGATTACACGCTAAATCAATAGAATCTAACGTTGAACGCGGCTATGTGCGTATTGAAGGTACGTTACCTACAGGCGAACGTACTCTTATTTTGTGGCGTGATTGTGACAAGATTGGTTATGACAAGCTAAATGAGTATGCGAACCGTTTTGACTTGTATGCTAAAGAGCAAACCTTTGATGTGATTTATATCAATGGCGACCACAACTTGCCAACTGCGTTTACTGTTGATGGTGAAGATGGGGAAGTTATGCGCAGCCTGAAGCTTCGCCAAATTGAGCCAGAATTCTTAAGCCTGATGTTTGCAGAGGAGGCTTAA
- a CDS encoding DEAD/DEAH box helicase family protein, with amino-acid sequence MARAPQKKTTAGKATKKQANSKLSFHKQLVLNRFMFRFFKDGTLQGLKLRLGEDRFEGIHEDGQSLFFHELSNYLFEVDLVDLDELRRYDLNIVKHWQQITEHRNRKEDTVLNMKYFQYLSLLFTEIYLDWHFNRKQELLDGLNRELEEYNLENSKTAKDRANQFRQYILDDLNKLAFWNATGSGKTLLLHVNILQYLHYFQNGNANHYPDKIILLTPDERLSQQHMNELYDSGFSHIQLFDKSKPTPFRGTIEVIDINKLADEMGDKTVAVEAFEGKNLVLIDEGHKGTGTAAGAWMRRRDKLTRDGFAFEYSATFGQAVSDGKTVDAVELDIKKKKAKMLFETTALSKLTDEQLGQLDLDTEEKRDARIQATREVYGKSILFDYSYKFFYEDGYGKESLILNLNPEQDKQDERRYEYFTACLLSFYQQQYLFNKNKEKLAEFNIAKPLWVFVGNTVGGEDSDIHAVLRFLAWFLNNEAQAKDWIQDLVDNKARILDTKDRNIFEKRFTALMNGPQDIYADILAKLFNTTHSGQRLRVLNLIGSKGELALQVGEAEPFGLINIGDSPSLYKMCEEDTTFDYQRDDFARSLFHTLNDKDSKLHILIGSRKFTEGWSSWRVSTMGLLNMGRGEGSQIIQLFGRGVRLKGRDYSLKRSTPGQRPKGIHLDKLETLNIFGVRADYMATFKQYLEEEGITPSDEILELNFETRSNLPAIKLKTLKLKDGYKDNQKHGFKRVHYPELYQVPSEFEGKIKLPHVKLDLYPKLESIDTSRKEGSTPVKLRYDGKIDYKVIAAFDFERIYLAVQDCKLQRSWSNLRLDKQRLMDFCLGKAGISNKWYTLLIPKSDLNINKFSDVRKQEDIMLRLLLDYTERFYNALKNAYEGQFYQVTQVQEDDPGMLKMYHFEIEESDEGLDYAQRLKQLQEIVAKGDIGQAKEWNAPGMVAVTFDKHLYYPMFSVEKNADLPLKMRPTAFDAPSEITFVQDLQMFIETPKGQEIIGDKSLYLLRNADTKSKGLGFATAGNFYPDFLLWLVDDKTGKQWLSFIDPKGIRNLNLDDAKFGLYKEVKTLERKLNDESLAISAFVVSSTEYRDLINVSEHQDLLEERNILFMDDNTYLEKMFLRMLAISHISVDDMAEEQLANLLLAKVKRAETV; translated from the coding sequence ATGGCTCGCGCTCCACAAAAAAAGACCACAGCAGGTAAAGCGACCAAGAAGCAGGCTAACAGCAAGCTGAGCTTCCATAAGCAACTGGTGCTTAATCGCTTTATGTTTCGTTTCTTTAAGGACGGAACATTACAAGGATTGAAGCTTCGTCTAGGTGAAGACCGTTTTGAGGGCATTCATGAGGATGGCCAAAGCCTGTTTTTCCATGAGTTAAGTAACTACCTGTTTGAGGTCGATTTAGTCGACCTTGATGAGTTGCGTCGTTACGATTTGAATATCGTCAAACACTGGCAACAGATCACGGAACACCGCAACCGCAAAGAAGATACGGTACTGAATATGAAGTACTTTCAGTACTTGTCTTTGTTGTTCACGGAGATCTACCTCGACTGGCATTTTAACCGTAAGCAAGAGTTACTGGATGGGCTGAATCGAGAACTTGAAGAATACAACTTAGAAAACAGTAAAACAGCAAAAGATAGAGCCAATCAGTTTAGACAGTACATCTTAGATGATTTGAATAAGCTGGCATTCTGGAATGCAACAGGGTCAGGTAAGACCTTGCTGTTGCATGTAAATATCCTGCAATACCTGCATTATTTCCAAAATGGCAATGCTAACCATTATCCGGATAAGATCATTCTGCTGACACCGGATGAACGCCTATCGCAGCAGCACATGAATGAGCTGTATGACTCAGGTTTCTCGCATATTCAGCTGTTTGACAAAAGTAAGCCAACGCCATTTCGCGGCACTATAGAAGTTATTGATATCAATAAGCTTGCTGATGAAATGGGGGATAAAACCGTAGCAGTCGAAGCTTTTGAAGGCAAAAACCTGGTGCTGATTGATGAGGGCCATAAAGGTACGGGTACTGCGGCTGGTGCTTGGATGCGTCGTCGTGACAAGTTAACCCGCGATGGTTTTGCTTTTGAATATTCGGCTACTTTTGGTCAGGCTGTATCCGATGGTAAAACTGTAGATGCAGTTGAACTCGATATTAAAAAGAAGAAAGCGAAAATGTTGTTTGAAACAACAGCATTGAGCAAATTGACAGATGAACAATTAGGTCAACTTGACCTCGATACTGAAGAAAAGCGTGATGCCCGTATTCAAGCAACGCGAGAGGTTTACGGTAAGTCCATTTTGTTCGATTACTCTTATAAATTCTTCTACGAAGATGGCTATGGTAAAGAGTCTTTGATCCTTAATCTTAACCCAGAACAAGATAAGCAAGATGAACGCCGCTATGAGTACTTCACTGCATGTTTGCTCAGCTTCTACCAACAGCAGTATTTGTTTAATAAAAACAAAGAGAAGTTAGCTGAGTTCAACATTGCAAAACCACTTTGGGTGTTTGTGGGCAATACCGTTGGCGGTGAAGATTCTGATATTCATGCCGTATTACGCTTTTTAGCTTGGTTCTTGAACAACGAAGCACAAGCGAAAGATTGGATACAAGACTTGGTGGACAACAAAGCGCGGATTCTCGATACCAAAGATAGAAATATTTTTGAGAAGCGTTTTACTGCTTTGATGAATGGCCCTCAAGACATTTACGCAGATATCCTCGCTAAGTTATTCAATACGACGCATTCAGGTCAGCGTCTTCGCGTATTGAATCTGATCGGTAGTAAAGGTGAGTTGGCGCTTCAGGTTGGTGAAGCAGAGCCATTTGGTCTGATTAACATTGGTGATTCACCATCGCTTTATAAGATGTGTGAAGAGGACACTACCTTTGATTATCAAAGAGATGATTTTGCGAGATCACTCTTTCATACCTTGAATGACAAAGACTCTAAACTGCACATCTTGATAGGTTCTCGTAAGTTTACCGAAGGCTGGAGCAGTTGGCGTGTATCTACTATGGGCCTTTTGAATATGGGCCGAGGTGAAGGTTCGCAGATCATTCAGTTATTTGGCCGTGGTGTACGTCTGAAAGGACGCGACTATTCGCTAAAACGCAGCACGCCAGGACAGCGACCAAAAGGAATTCATTTAGATAAGCTTGAAACCTTGAATATTTTTGGTGTTCGTGCGGACTACATGGCGACGTTCAAGCAATATCTTGAAGAAGAAGGTATTACGCCAAGTGATGAAATATTAGAGCTAAACTTTGAAACGCGTTCGAATTTGCCTGCCATCAAGCTCAAAACTCTTAAGCTAAAAGATGGCTACAAAGACAACCAAAAGCACGGCTTCAAGCGGGTGCACTACCCAGAATTGTATCAGGTTCCTTCGGAGTTTGAAGGCAAAATAAAACTGCCGCATGTGAAATTGGATCTTTATCCAAAGCTCGAATCGATTGATACCAGCAGGAAGGAGGGTAGCACGCCAGTTAAATTGCGTTATGACGGTAAGATCGATTACAAAGTTATTGCGGCTTTCGACTTTGAGCGCATATATCTTGCGGTTCAGGACTGTAAGTTACAGCGTAGCTGGTCAAACTTGCGCCTTGATAAGCAACGCTTGATGGACTTCTGTTTGGGTAAAGCAGGCATTTCAAACAAGTGGTATACGTTGCTGATTCCGAAATCAGACCTAAACATCAATAAATTTTCGGATGTAAGAAAGCAAGAAGACATTATGTTGCGTTTGTTACTTGATTACACAGAGCGTTTTTATAACGCATTAAAAAATGCTTATGAAGGCCAGTTCTATCAGGTAACGCAAGTGCAAGAAGACGATCCCGGCATGCTCAAAATGTATCATTTTGAAATTGAAGAATCGGATGAAGGCTTGGATTATGCCCAACGTTTAAAGCAATTACAGGAAATCGTTGCCAAAGGAGATATTGGCCAAGCGAAAGAGTGGAATGCACCAGGAATGGTGGCAGTGACATTCGATAAGCACTTGTACTATCCAATGTTTTCGGTAGAGAAAAATGCTGATTTGCCGCTGAAGATGCGCCCAACGGCATTTGATGCACCAAGTGAAATCACATTTGTTCAAGACTTGCAGATGTTCATTGAAACACCAAAAGGCCAAGAGATTATAGGAGATAAAAGTCTCTACCTGTTGCGTAATGCCGACACTAAATCGAAAGGTTTAGGCTTTGCGACCGCGGGTAACTTTTATCCGGATTTCCTTCTCTGGCTGGTGGATGATAAAACGGGTAAGCAATGGCTCAGCTTTATTGACCCTAAAGGTATCCGAAACCTCAATCTGGATGATGCCAAGTTTGGTCTCTATAAAGAGGTCAAAACATTGGAACGCAAACTTAATGACGAAAGTCTAGCTATTAGCGCGTTCGTCGTATCTTCTACAGAATATCGTGATCTCATAAACGTGAGTGAGCATCAAGATCTTCTGGAAGAGAGAAACATCCTGTTCATGGATGACAACACCTATCTTGAAAAGATGTTTTTGAGGATGCTCGCAATCAGTCATATCTCTGTTGATGACATGGCAGAAGAGCAGTTAGCGAACTTGCTTCTGGCCAAGGTCAAACGGGCAGAGACTGTGTAA